Below is a genomic region from Dioscorea cayenensis subsp. rotundata cultivar TDr96_F1 chromosome 14, TDr96_F1_v2_PseudoChromosome.rev07_lg8_w22 25.fasta, whole genome shotgun sequence.
CGATGTGGTGGGGTTCTTCTGTATGGCCTTCAAATGATAATTCTCAAGGCTGCTCAGGTACACTTTTGACATTTGCTAGGGATCCTCCAGCAAATAGAAATTgcttaatattttgaataacaGCAAAATAAGCACACAAGAAATCAGGTCGACCTATCAACTATTCATTCTGTTGATGTTACTACTCTGTTTGTGTGCACGCGTGTGCGTGACAGTGTCATATTCTCCTTCGATTTGATGATATACTTGTATCAACACATCCATTAAACATGTTCTTCACATGTAACTAATTTCGTTTGGATTTGTTTCATGCATATCCATTCtctgcatttcattttattcattttcccATTTTGTGATTGGGCTGCAATGGCTTTTTACCATGTTAATATAGGAATTTCTCTTTCTGAGTTTTATTAATTAGCTCTAGTTGTAGCTTccttctttttgattttttccaGATCCTTTTTCAAGCACATCTCAAAGTTGCATTCATCCTCACTGAGTTGAATCCAGAATGTTGTTTTGGTCCAACTGTTGTGTTTATGATAAAAATTGGACTCATGCCCTTTAAGTTCTATTTTCAAATGAAACCTGTGATAATTTGGAACACTGATAGTTTTTTATTGTACAATATCATTGTGTTATTTTACTTCCTGCATTTGTGCATTATCTGAGAAAGTTAGGATTCACTATCAGGGTTTATGGCTTGTGCGGGTTGTCACTTATGATGCATATGTATAGTGTATCTGAGGGATCTTtgattctttgttattttttcagtTCAGTTGTTGCTGTATGCTGAATTTatgaattttacaaattttcttattccaaatttatgaattttacaATTCTCTATCAGGCTGGCCAAGGTCTTGTTGGAGAGGATGAGCTTGCTGGTGTGGGCAGTAATGTTTCAGTCCGCGTTGAGTCATCCTATATAATTGACTTACGTGATTTGGATATGAAGCATGTTAAAGATTTTACATTTATACATGGTAACTCTTACCTAGAAAATCAATTGCACAGATGCCTTAATTTATGCATACACTTCTTAATTACCACCTAAATATGTGCCTGCATTGTGATTTGGAatacagtatttttttttataatggtatAGCATGTTAATATTTGAATCATTGGTGAAAAGCTGTGTTCTTTCATGTGCTTGAATACATCTCAACGTATTAGTTTTACTAACTTCTTGTTTGTTCATTGGTCTGGTCTCTTTTCAAAATTAGTAGATCCAGCTACTTTTTTTCTACTTTGTAAATGTATTTGATTGTCagatattttagtaaaattgaTTTCTTTGTGGTGTCACTAGAAGTTTGTGGAGAATCAGAAAGTGCCCTGCAGAGAATCTAACAACCTCTTTACCAAGGAACCTATGCAAAGAGAATTTATTGCTTCTACCCACAGTTCTCCTCCAGaatattggttttttatttttattttttattttctctaattaCTTCCTTTTCTGGATTTTGAGCAGGATATATTGAGCCTGTTATGGTCATTCTTCAAGAAAAGGAGCCTTCATGGGCAGGGCGTATCCCATGGAAGCATAGCACGTGCATGATATCCGCTATTAGTATCAGCACGGCTTTGAAACAACATCCTCCTCTCATATGGTCTGCTGCTGTAAGTCACTCATGCATATAGGAGCCTTTTATAGGACATTGGTATGGTCCCAGAAATAATGCTATTTTTGAACAAGCAAGCATATGATCTTTTCTGTGTTTCTATGGTATTATAATATTCCATTCAGCAGACATGGCATTTATCTGATCTGCATATTTTCTGTCTCACTGTTATGCTATCTATAGAAAAATCAGATCTTCTTGGGTTTCTTCATGCTCTTATACATTAGGAGCCCTCAAAACTAGCTTTTTCTACTTgtcctatatatatttaactctTTGGAAGATTTTAACTGGAAAAATGCTAAAATCCTGAGATGAGTTTTGTGTGATTAAACCAGAAGCGAAAAAAGTTGCTTGTCACATGGTGAATAATATCATGTGATGTTTGTTTTCAGATATTAGCCTATTTGAAGCTTCCAAATTGTTTGTCAAATGCAAACTTTATTCTCTTGGTTTTCAATTTTCTGCAaaagtttcttcttcttctcttcttaaAAAGCATTTTGCACTGTAATACTGTCTTCTAATTTATGCTTTAAATGGAAATAtcattgaagtgattttggcACAATTTGGAGATTTTCTCTTGAACTCTGGCAGTTTACTCTCTTCTAACTGTGATTCAATTCTCTTCCTTAGAATCTTCCATATGATGCTTACAAACTTGTTCCAGTGCCTCCCCCAATTGGTGGTGTTCTTGTAATCTGTGCAAATAGCATTCATTACCACAGtcaggtttttatttttcttagaaaGTCATTATTACTTCCTTATGCATTTTGTCATATATACTCTTATTAATGATGAGATTGCCTTTTCTCTTCCAGGAAAGTGTATCATGTGCTCTTGTTCTCAATGGTTTCTATGTTCAATCTGAAAGCAGGTTTTCAAATTTTCCTTTCTGTTTGCAAGTttatatttcttgttgttttcattGGAATTTTTTTCTGTGTGACTTTCTACTCTAATTTCTTTTGACATCTAACAATGTATTTTAGTTTAGTCCATAGGAGAAAATTGTTTTAATGCATATGATCTATTTTAGTATATGCATAATTGCTCAACTTTTATGATAATAATGCCATAGTTGATCATGCCTTGCATATGGAGGTTCTGCAGATTCGGCTTCTTTACGTTAtcattctttgatttttgaatcTGGTCTATGTACTTGTTTTTCATAAAGTTACtttctttaattatattatgtGCTTGTATACTTGTGCCTTTGGTGTATAATGATTATGGGATAATGAATGCCCATGATTGCTTCAGATAGCTTGTTATCTTCCACCTCAGGGGATCATTTAGACTGTTACAGATTTTATAGTTTAGTGAAAAATCTGAAGATGAAAGCTACTGTCATTTTGGGGTAATTTAAACTTAGGAATCAATTTGTTACACACACATTCCACTATTTCCTTTGAAGTCATCGTGATAGAAATAAATTATGATGTCAACCCAGGCATGGAGCAGATTTGTTATGCTTGTGCCAGTGGTATTTTTTGGTATTGCTTCCTATAACTGAATGCTGCAAACCATGCTCTtcctttcatatttatttatcatagtTTCATTCTTAGTTATCCTGATCTCTTGTCAACGGCATCTTTGGCATTGCTTCAATCAAGCCTTAATTTCCTCATTAACATGATCGGTTGGTTCAATTATgttcttttggtttttattgtctCAGCTCAGAAATGCTCAAATCAAACTTCAGTGTGGAGCTTGATGCGGCCCATGCAGCATGGTTGTCGTATGATGCAATTCTAACAACGAAAACTGGGGAGTTACTATTGCTCACCTTGGTTTATGATGGGAGGTTGGTATCCATGCAATTGCCTGACTAGGTTAATATATTCAATCTCATGGCATTTTGGATCAATATGAGCAGTATCAGTGTGTAATACACGTGACCTAAAAAATGTGTTTCTGCTCATTTGGTCGGGAAAGCCTGAGTTTGAATAGCTATTTTCTTGTTCATAGCTATATGTGGTTCGCTTCCCTTTATCTGTCATAATTGTAATTTGATGTTCATTTTATGTTCGCAGGGTAGTGCAGAGACTTGATCTGATGAAATCTAAAGCTTCAGTTTTAACATCAGTTAGTCACACTTTATTTCCCGTTTAGacttttttttaacctttttttagcTATTATTTTAGATTGTTtatctgatttttgttttactgtatttatttatttgtttattttttcgaCAAGGGTATAGCCACAATCGgaaattcattctttttcttaGGCAGCCGCCTAGGTGACAGCCTTCTCGTACAATATAGCCATGGGCCATCAATAATGACTTCTTCCCATGCGAAAGATGAGGTGCAGATATGATCTTTAATATCATGCTtctttacacacacacacacacacacacacacacacacacacacacacacacacacacacacttggaATTTGGTAAGGCTCGGCCTTCAGATTTTGGTGTTCTGATTTTGGAGATACGTGGTTAGTTCAGTGCAAGATGCTGCTACTAATCTGGGATGTTGTGagggttaaatttttgtagcCTCATGATATGTATCTTCATGCTTTGAAGAAGTTGACCTGCATCAACAGATTGAAGGATGATTTTGTATGAATTTGTGTGCTGCATTCGGTCGTAGATCATGCTCATGAAATAACTTTGACACATGTTTGTCTTATTTGTGAGTGAATGTATTTCCTCATGGTCTTTCTACCAGGTTTATTTTAATCTAAATTATCtaatatatgataatttttacAAGGACTTTAAGTTTTAACTGGATCATGCTTTCATCTAATGCAATTAAATCATGCTTTTTGGGTAGTTGTTGGTGCTTCTTTGCTTGCAAATATCTGTAACctgatatttgttgtgattttgaTCTAGAAGGTTTGCTgcttgtttctttctttctttctcactTTTTCTTTCATGGCTATTTTCTCTTGAAGTCCTATTTAGCTGAGCTTAAAAGTTTGACTGTTTTCTCCATTACCAATCATTGACAGGGTGCAGACATTGAAGGTGATGGTTCATTGGGCAAGCCCTTACGAAGGTCATCATCTGATGTTTTGCAGGATGTTGCTAGTGGTGAGGAGCTTTCTTTGTATTCTACGGCCCCAAATAGCTCGGAATCAGCACAGGTATTGTGGCATTAAATGCAGTTTTTGTTGCATCATTTGTGTTGGACATATCAAATTTTTCACTATTTTCTATTAAAGagtacatttaaaataaattataattttttaaagtgttTGTCACCATAGGGAAATTTTTAATAACCAAAAAATGTATGCATGTAGTATTCATTTTGCATAGTTGTcactataaaatatatatagtatacgCTTTGCAAGGGTATGTACATGTATATAATGATAATAGCTTTTTGTTCTACATACACACTCTTAAAAAAGGTTTTAGAGGAGGTATGTGTGCAATTAGAAATTTTACAATGGTGTAGATGCAACCATCATATACTGTTGTGTATATGTCAAGCACTCCTCATATATTAGTGTACAAAATGCTGACATTAATAAAGAGTAATATTCTGTCTACGCAGCTAAAAAATGCAAGTGCAAATGTACAAAATTTGTGGTTTAATGGGTATATATAATTCTGACCATGTTATCTATAAGCTGagttaatcaaatatatatgtaaagctTGTAAGCACATGCATAATAAATGCTATATTTAGAGAGAGTGTGCTTCGAAGAGGATGTGTAAAACTGACAAAATAGCTTGTTCCACCATGGGACAATTGTATCCCACTAGCTATTGTTGGATAAGAATCACGGAGTTTCTGTTCAATGTTGACTTTGTTCAGTCGTCCCTTCACCAAATACAAAACAGAAAcagttattttgttttctccGCTTTATCCAATTATCCTACAAACTAACACCAGTGTCTATCATATTGTGTTTGTGTGACATAATTTTCAGTTCACATTGAAATGATGGTGCATTAAAAATAGTATTCGGAACCCAGTCATGTTAGTTATATAACTCCCTTCTGAATTTAGTTTAATTCAAGCATGATAATAGCAATTTAtgtctaaatatttattttcttttcttgtctgTTTGTCAAATTTTCAGTTGTATTTTTATGCACTGAAATGGCTCCTTTTTTCTGTGACTAGGAAATTACATCTGCTTTCattgtattgtttaaaaattcaaatatatcgATCAGTACTTCGATTTGTTATTACTATTGTCATGCTACTCAATTCACCTTGCAATACAcaatattttagttttacatgCTTTATTagtcttgagttttaatatgTGGTTCTGATTCTATGGTTTTTATTCTGAAAATCTACATCAACAGTCATTTGATATCGTAACTAatacttttttcatttttgggcCTTGCAGAAAATCTCATATGCAGTCAGGGATTCATTGATAAATATAGGTCCACTAAAGGATTTCTCTTATGGTTATAGAATCAATGCTGATCTTAATGCAACAGGAATTACCAAACAGAGCAACTATGAACTGGTTGGTGTTGCAAGTCCTGGTACTgttgttttatttatgattATCCATTATTTGACAAATGCTTAAgccattgaatttttatttatgttctcCTAATGGTATTTTTCCACATAGAATTTAGAAtctatcatttttaataaatttaccACATTCCTTGGACAGTTATGTCAATTCTGTCTTTGTTTTGTCAATGATACTTTTTTTCCTACCACTATTTCTAGGTAAACAGCTAGATATTtcacatttttgtatttttgaggtTAGCTTGTTAATTTTTTGTGCATCATCAAGATAGCTTCATGTAAGTTCATTATGTTGAATACTGTACATCATATGCAACATCTAAAAGATGCCATCAGTTTCATAGAATGGGTGCAACAGCAGGGTAACTTGCTGGTAAGACAAGTTACTCTAGTCATCTCCATCCAATTCTATTGGGGTTTTGCATCTCACTACTTACAACTTTCCTGCATTGCAAGTGCTCATTAACTACTGGCAAATGTTGCTAAGGACGCATATGCAGATATTTGATATACTGCATAGTGGTGGATTAATCATGTGTTAACCATCTTATGTATCTAAGTGACATATGGTAATCTTTATTTGActgtttcaattttttgatgaaacggtttgatttttttgggaGGATAAGGGTGTGTTCACTGAAAATGTAAGCCTTTGGTTGGcttcttctctgttttcttatctattgAATGTTAGGCATTTTGAATGTTAGCTGAAATAGTTATTTGTATTTAGGTAAAAGATTTTGACAATCAAGAGGTAtctcaaactttttttatttatgttctgCATCAACATCCTGTTACTGAGAGGATTATGTTTTAGTCATTTTATTATCTTTCTGCGTGGGGCCTTAGTCATTTCCAAATCATATAATTCAGTTTTGATGCCCAAAATGTGTTGTTGTcctgaaaattttaatatttgaagaCGTCTATGACTTTACGAATCATTACGTCCAAATATATATCAGCTGTATCTCTgccaaatgaaatatttttggtCCAGGCATAAGGCTGAATTGATTAAGTGATACATCATGTGTAGTTCAcgttttatatatgaaataccATTCCATCATTGGAAGAATTCTATTCCATTTTTGCACTTTTAGGTGTGCATGGCACATGTTGTTTGCCAAGGTAATAACTGAAGTATAATTTTAGTACTTCATAAACCAGTAGTCTATTATATCTCTTTGATCAATGAAAGGTTTATGCAGCTGACTGTGAAGAATCttcatgaaaattatttttccatTGTGTTAGTGCTTCTAGGTACTCATGTTTTCCCTCTGTTTCCCCTTTCTTTTGCCTTCCGATAGAGATGATCAATTTCAAAATGtgtcattttaaatttgatctCATGTTATTTCAGTGTTATTTAACAGTTGAATTTATGTCACTTTGTGGGATTGTTTTCCAGGTTTGTTGCTCTGGGCATGGAAAGAATGGCGCTGTTTGTGTGCTTCAGCAATCTATTCGCCCTGAATCAATTACCCAGGTGCATCCTCATAAGTTTGCTGTAGTTTGCATCATGACACACATTGCTTTCAATTCATGATATTGCAACTAAGTGTATTGTGAAACGTCATTACCTGCTATATGCTAATTGCATAATCCTGAAAGAAGCTCCTCTGTTGTTgtagtagttgttgttgttgtttataatCTATTGTTACAACTTGCAAAAATGCATGATAGTATGTCCCAAAGgagaaaattgattttattattgcgCCAACATTTTCATTCAAGTTTAAAGTTCAAGTTTGTGTCTTGTTTGTGGGTTCCTGGATTTTGTTGTAGAATTTTATGTGTATTTCTCATGCAGGTAGAGTTACCTGGCTGCAAGGGTATATGGACTGTGTATCATAAAAGCTCACGTGGTCACACAACTGATCCTTCTAAAATAACCacagaagatgatgaatatCATGCGTACCTTATCATAAGTATGGAGTCTAGAACAATGGTATATTGTCTCCCCCCCCACCCCCCTTTCCTCCTAAACTGTATGGAACCACATCTCATTTCCATCATATTGCTTCTTTTAGTGTTGGTTATTTTCTAGAATATCACTCTTGCAATTTAGTGACATAGACAGTATTGGAGATTTTGAGCATTCTGTATTAATAAATGAATGTAATATTACTTGCTAAACTTCATATTTGCTTTCAAACTCGTAGGTTCTTGAAACCGCTGATGACTTGGGGGAGGTTACTGAACGTGTGGATTACTATGTACAAGGAAGCACGATTGCAGCGGGAAACTTGTTTGGAAGGTGAATGTTACACATTATTGCTTTACCAATATAATATGGACAGCCACGTCCTTGTTTAAACTACATCTTTGAAAGTGTAGAAATTGTACTTTAGATCTCAAGGTTTGTTTAAGAACAAGCTACCATGAAACACAGTGGGGTTGATATGCATTTCCAAATGcttgtcaaaaataaatgcaaGGACTCGCATTATATACTTTTTAGATTTCTATTTGGCAAATGTGAAATGGATCTGACATTCGATGTGAAATGGATTTCCATTTTACATTCTATAAGGAAGTTATGGACTGTTATATCTTCTCTACAGACGGCGGGTTGTCCAAATTTATGGTTGTGGTGCTCGGATTCTTGATGGTTCTTACATGACCCAGGAGTTGAACTTTGTTGTGCAAAATTCTGAGCCTGCTTCCAATTCAGACTCTTTCACTGTGTCATTTGTTTCCATAGCTGACCCTTATGTTTTAGTGAAGATGGTAGATGGCAGTATTCAGCTTCTTGTTGGAGGTATGAtcctaatttctttttattcagtaatttatttaatttctacaTATTTTTGTGTGCATGCTCTATTCCTGATGATTGCATTaccaactttttcttttgtggaTGTATGCTTTGCAGATCCATCTACTTGTACCATGTCTGTTAATGTCCCACCTATTGCAACCTCAAATGAACCAATATCTGCTTGTACGCTTTACCATGATAAAGGGCCAGAACCATGGCTTCGGAAGACAAGCACTGATGCATGGCTTTCTTCAGGAGTTGCTGAGGCTGTTGATGGGAACGATGGATTGTATCAGTTTCAAGGCGATATATATTGTCTAATTTGTTATGTAAGTGGTAGACTGGACATTTATGAAGTCCCTAGCTTCAGATGTGTTTTCTCAGTGGATAATTTCATTTCTGGAAAGACACATGTTGTGGATAAACATATTTGGGCACCTTCCTGGAACCTTcacaaaatcaagaataaaaatttagaagaaaCTACAGGACAGCAAAGGAAGGAGCCTGCGCAGAGTATGAGGATAACTGAGCTGGCCATGTATAGGTGGCCTAGCCAGTATAGTCGGCCATTTCTTTTTGCAATACTAAATGATGGAACAATGCTATGTTATCATGCTTACTTGTATGAAGGTGCAGAGGGTGCAAACAAAGTCGAAGATGGTTTGTCTCCACATGATTCTGTTGATCTGAGCGGTGCAGGCACCTCAAGACTTAGAAATTTGAGGTTTCTTCGTGTTGCAATTGACACTATGACAAGGGAAGAGCCATCAGATGTTGTTTCTGGTCCAAGAATGACAATTTTCACTAATGTTGGGGGATATCAAGGTTTCTTCCTCACTGGATCTAGACCTGCTTGGGTTTTTGTTTCTAGGGAACGACTTCGAGTCCATCCGCaggtttgcttgcttattgcttaataaataatatttcctTTTTACTGGTTCTTCTCTTTGTCAGTAGCTGACAGATTGTCTTACACTAATAATGATGGtcttttgtttagttttatGGAGGAACAAgtatttattttctagtttattGAATTCCCTTCACCAGgacatttttattcattttctatCTTTGCTTTCTCATGCTTTGCTAGTGCTCTAATATTTACTGTATTATTGAATTTTGAACTAGCTTGATCATGTAGTCAAATAGTCTTTTCATGATGCACGAACTCAATCATCTATGCTAGATCAATCTAGGTGTGGATAAtgctttaaataaaaaaccaacaTGGAGAAATGAAAGTATTGAATCCAGATGCAAATCTTATTGATAGTGAATTTCTTATTATCTATTGTTAATGGGGAATCTATTTATCTGACTTTATGTGCAAATTATCATGTAAAGGAATGAAGCACAAGcattttctctatctttttgtcTTTTGGAATCGgttcaaatttaattcactgATATAGGATGCCTAATTACATATGGCTCAAATTAACCATTTTGACATGTGGTAGGGATACATCTGTTTTTATTAAACATTCGAATATGGATGGCAAAGTGGAGGTGTGCAAATTGCCATACTTAAACATTTGAATATGGTCCAGAACACTGAGATCATTGCTGTCAACATTTTCAAGGGATATGGTTTAAGTATAAGATTTTGTTACAGCAGTTTAGATGTCAAAGGGGAGGTGCCAGAGCGGGCTTTGTGTGgtgtaaaaattaatttttaccaATGCAAAGGCATATATAATCACGGATCTTATGAACCTTCAGTATTTAAGGCTAGTTACTGGGAACATTTGTAAATACCTAGGCTGTTTAGGGCATGTGATGTGCCCCACTTGTTAGGAACATGGAATAAATCTTTTTCTTTACGAAGCAAAATATGTCATGTCAAGAAAAGATCATTCTGTGATTATAGTGCTGGATATTTTAAAGTGCATTGCATAAGCAACGCGAGCAAAAGTTTCAAAGTGAAACTAAAGAGAAAGAAAACCTCAAAGGAGAAACTTGAACTGAGCTGAACTGAACTTCCTTagttttagatatttttattgggAAGCTTGAAATTTGAACTGAAACTTTGCATGTAATAGGCATTGGTTGATTTATAAATATCACTTAGTTGGGCGCATGCATCATTCCAGAGCCGGAATTTCTTCATATAGTGTTTTGCTGGTGAAACATTATTTAAGCAAATGGCAGTGAACGCcctgtttttttgttaaatttcttACAGTTTTGATGTATCATTTAGCTTCCATATGTTGctgttgttgattttattttttctggtCATGTAGCGGTGTGATGGGCCTATAGTTGCGTTTACGAATCTGCATAATGTCAATTGCAATCATGGACTGATATATGTTACTTCACAGGTAATATATTGTTTAACAACAATTTATCTgatctttttaacttttttctctAGAGGTTACAGTTAAGTTTGACTTGGATTTGCGTATTTT
It encodes:
- the LOC120275415 gene encoding cleavage and polyadenylation specificity factor subunit 1 isoform X1; this encodes MTYAGFKILHPATGIENCASGFVTHSPSESVPKIAVVQSGDDLEAEWPARRSLGAVPNLIVTAGNILEVYVVRVQEDDARSSQPSADPRSSGGVMDGIRGARLELVCHYRLHGNVESMAILSVGGDDQSKKRDSIVLAFRDAKISVLEYDDAAHGLRTSSMHCFEGPEWRYLKRGRESFDRGPLVKADPLGRCGGVLLYGLQMIILKAAQAGQGLVGEDELAGVGSNVSVRVESSYIIDLRDLDMKHVKDFTFIHGYIEPVMVILQEKEPSWAGRIPWKHSTCMISAISISTALKQHPPLIWSAANLPYDAYKLVPVPPPIGGVLVICANSIHYHSQESVSCALVLNGFYVQSESSSEMLKSNFSVELDAAHAAWLSYDAILTTKTGELLLLTLVYDGRVVQRLDLMKSKASVLTSGIATIGNSFFFLGSRLGDSLLVQYSHGPSIMTSSHAKDEGADIEGDGSLGKPLRRSSSDVLQDVASGEELSLYSTAPNSSESAQKISYAVRDSLINIGPLKDFSYGYRINADLNATGITKQSNYELVCCSGHGKNGAVCVLQQSIRPESITQVELPGCKGIWTVYHKSSRGHTTDPSKITTEDDEYHAYLIISMESRTMVLETADDLGEVTERVDYYVQGSTIAAGNLFGRRRVVQIYGCGARILDGSYMTQELNFVVQNSEPASNSDSFTVSFVSIADPYVLVKMVDGSIQLLVGDPSTCTMSVNVPPIATSNEPISACTLYHDKGPEPWLRKTSTDAWLSSGVAEAVDGNDGLYQFQGDIYCLICYVSGRLDIYEVPSFRCVFSVDNFISGKTHVVDKHIWAPSWNLHKIKNKNLEETTGQQRKEPAQSMRITELAMYRWPSQYSRPFLFAILNDGTMLCYHAYLYEGAEGANKVEDGLSPHDSVDLSGAGTSRLRNLRFLRVAIDTMTREEPSDVVSGPRMTIFTNVGGYQGFFLTGSRPAWVFVSRERLRVHPQRCDGPIVAFTNLHNVNCNHGLIYVTSQGLLKICQLPTAFSYDNYWPVQKVPLKATPHQIAYFAEKNLYPLILSVPVVKPLNQVLSSMIDQDIGYQMDRDKLTDDSDKTYTIDEFEVRIMEPEKSSGRWETRATIPMQNFEHALTLRVVTLLNTTTMENEVLLAIGTAYVQGEDVAARGRVLLYSIGKNTENPDNLVSEVYSKELKGAISALASLQGHLLIASGPKIILHKWTGAELNGVAFYDAPLHVVSMNIVKNFVLLGDIHKSIYFLNWKEQGAQLTMLSKDFGSLDCYATEFLIDGTQLSMVVSDDQKNIQIFYYAPKSPESWKGQKLLSRAEFHAGAHVMKFWRLQMPPNASDRTPASVASEKSNRFALLFCTLDGSIGCVAALDELTFRRLQTLQRKLVDAIPHVCGLNPRSFRQFHSNGKVHRPGPDNMIDCELLSEYEMMSLEEQLDIAHQIGTTRAQILLNLTDLSHGTSFL
- the LOC120275415 gene encoding cleavage and polyadenylation specificity factor subunit 1 isoform X2, with product MHCFEGPEWRYLKRGRESFDRGPLVKADPLGRCGGVLLYGLQMIILKAAQAGQGLVGEDELAGVGSNVSVRVESSYIIDLRDLDMKHVKDFTFIHGYIEPVMVILQEKEPSWAGRIPWKHSTCMISAISISTALKQHPPLIWSAANLPYDAYKLVPVPPPIGGVLVICANSIHYHSQESVSCALVLNGFYVQSESSSEMLKSNFSVELDAAHAAWLSYDAILTTKTGELLLLTLVYDGRVVQRLDLMKSKASVLTSGIATIGNSFFFLGSRLGDSLLVQYSHGPSIMTSSHAKDEGADIEGDGSLGKPLRRSSSDVLQDVASGEELSLYSTAPNSSESAQKISYAVRDSLINIGPLKDFSYGYRINADLNATGITKQSNYELVCCSGHGKNGAVCVLQQSIRPESITQVELPGCKGIWTVYHKSSRGHTTDPSKITTEDDEYHAYLIISMESRTMVLETADDLGEVTERVDYYVQGSTIAAGNLFGRRRVVQIYGCGARILDGSYMTQELNFVVQNSEPASNSDSFTVSFVSIADPYVLVKMVDGSIQLLVGDPSTCTMSVNVPPIATSNEPISACTLYHDKGPEPWLRKTSTDAWLSSGVAEAVDGNDGLYQFQGDIYCLICYVSGRLDIYEVPSFRCVFSVDNFISGKTHVVDKHIWAPSWNLHKIKNKNLEETTGQQRKEPAQSMRITELAMYRWPSQYSRPFLFAILNDGTMLCYHAYLYEGAEGANKVEDGLSPHDSVDLSGAGTSRLRNLRFLRVAIDTMTREEPSDVVSGPRMTIFTNVGGYQGFFLTGSRPAWVFVSRERLRVHPQRCDGPIVAFTNLHNVNCNHGLIYVTSQGLLKICQLPTAFSYDNYWPVQKVPLKATPHQIAYFAEKNLYPLILSVPVVKPLNQVLSSMIDQDIGYQMDRDKLTDDSDKTYTIDEFEVRIMEPEKSSGRWETRATIPMQNFEHALTLRVVTLLNTTTMENEVLLAIGTAYVQGEDVAARGRVLLYSIGKNTENPDNLVSEVYSKELKGAISALASLQGHLLIASGPKIILHKWTGAELNGVAFYDAPLHVVSMNIVKNFVLLGDIHKSIYFLNWKEQGAQLTMLSKDFGSLDCYATEFLIDGTQLSMVVSDDQKNIQIFYYAPKSPESWKGQKLLSRAEFHAGAHVMKFWRLQMPPNASDRTPASVASEKSNRFALLFCTLDGSIGCVAALDELTFRRLQTLQRKLVDAIPHVCGLNPRSFRQFHSNGKVHRPGPDNMIDCELLSEYEMMSLEEQLDIAHQIGTTRAQILLNLTDLSHGTSFL